The Pseudomonas bijieensis DNA window GGCCTGCTGATGACTGGAGGACGACAGCTTGGACGCCTCGTTGGAGTTGGAGATGAAGCCGGTTTCCACCAGGATCGACGGGATGTCCGGCGACTTGAGCACCATGAACCCGGCCTGTTCGACGCGCTGCTTGTGCAGCGGCGTGACGCGACCGATGTTGCTCAGGACTTTCTGGCCGACGTTGAGGCTGGAGGTCAACGAGGCCGTCATCGACAAATCGAGCAATACACCGGCGAGCATCCGGTCCTTGTCATCGAGGCTGACGTTGCCGGCACCGCCGATCAGGTCGGAACGGTTTTCGCTGTCGGCCAGCCAACGGGCGGTCTCGGAGGTGGCGCCACGGTCGGACAGGGCAAACACCGAGGCCCCGAACGCAGCGGCCGAAGGCGCGGCGTCGGCGTGGATGGAGACGAACAGGTCGGCGCCCTTCTTGCGGGCGATTTCGGTACGCCCGCGCAGGGGAATGAAGTAGTCGCCGGTACGGGTCAGCTCGGCGCGGAAGCCTTTCATGCCATTGACCTGGCGCTGCAATTCGCGGGCGATGGACAGCACCACGTCCTTCTCACGTTGTCCGCGCGAGCCCGAGGCTCCAGGGTCTTCGCCACCGTGACCGGCATCGATCACCACGATAATATCGCGCTTGCCGGCCGGGGCCGGTGGTAGCTTGAGCGCAGGCTCGGTAGGGGTCACCGGCACCGCTGGGACCGTGGCGACATTGGTCGGCGGCGGTGGAGGTGGCGCCGCATCGGCCGGGTTGTCGAACAGGTCCACCACCAGCCGGTTGCCGTATTGGGCGTTGGGGGCCAGGGTGAAGCTTTTCGGGGTCACGGCTTTTTTCAGGTCGATGACCACCCGCAGGTCGGTCGGCGTACGCTGGGCCGAGCGCATCGCGGTAATCGGCGTGTTGGCGGTCGCCACGTTCAATGGCGCGCCCAGGGTCGCACCATTGATGTCGATCACCAGGCGATCCGGGGCGGTCAGGGTGAATACGCTGTGCTGCACCGGGCCCGTCAGGTCAAACACCAGCCGTGTATTGTCCGGCGCCCGCCAGAGGCGAACGCTGTTGACCTTTGTCTCGGCCACAGCATCGACGGCCAGTGCCGTAAGCAACAGTCCTACGACAGCAACCACCGCGCGAAAGCGCATACCAAACCCCATCATCAATTAGTTTCCAATGCCAAAGCGGCACACCACGACTCGCCACGCGAGCCTTGCGGCGTCAGTTTCAGCGAACGCCCGCCGTTCTGCGCGCCAATGGTAATGGTCAGGTCGGGCTTTGGCAAAAAGCCTGCACCCTTCTGGGGCCATTCGATCAGGCACAAGGCGTCATCTTCGAAATAATCGCGGATACCGAGGAATTCCAGCTCTTCAGGATCCACCAGTCGATACAGGTCGAAATGGAAGGCGCGAATGTCGCCGATCTCGTAGGGCTCGACCAGGGTGAACGTAGGGCTTTTGACGGAGCCGACGTGCCCGAGGCCGCGAATGATGCCACGGGACAAGGTAGTTTTCCCCGCGCCAAGGTCGCCTTCGAGAAAAATCAGGCCATG harbors:
- a CDS encoding N-acetylmuramoyl-L-alanine amidase, which encodes MMGFGMRFRAVVAVVGLLLTALAVDAVAETKVNSVRLWRAPDNTRLVFDLTGPVQHSVFTLTAPDRLVIDINGATLGAPLNVATANTPITAMRSAQRTPTDLRVVIDLKKAVTPKSFTLAPNAQYGNRLVVDLFDNPADAAPPPPPPTNVATVPAVPVTPTEPALKLPPAPAGKRDIIVVIDAGHGGEDPGASGSRGQREKDVVLSIARELQRQVNGMKGFRAELTRTGDYFIPLRGRTEIARKKGADLFVSIHADAAPSAAAFGASVFALSDRGATSETARWLADSENRSDLIGGAGNVSLDDKDRMLAGVLLDLSMTASLTSSLNVGQKVLSNIGRVTPLHKQRVEQAGFMVLKSPDIPSILVETGFISNSNEASKLSSSSHQQALARSISSGVRQFFQQNPPPGTYIAWLRDSGKIAQGPRDHRVNPGETLAMIAVRYQVSPATLRSANNLKSDELKIGQTLTIPGNDVAVQQ
- the tsaE gene encoding tRNA (adenosine(37)-N6)-threonylcarbamoyltransferase complex ATPase subunit type 1 TsaE; translation: MSEVTLYVADEHAMTQFGARIAQITAGHGLIFLEGDLGAGKTTLSRGIIRGLGHVGSVKSPTFTLVEPYEIGDIRAFHFDLYRLVDPEELEFLGIRDYFEDDALCLIEWPQKGAGFLPKPDLTITIGAQNGGRSLKLTPQGSRGESWCAALALETN